One genomic window of Plasmodium falciparum 3D7 genome assembly, chromosome: 10 includes the following:
- a CDS encoding WD repeat-containing protein, putative produces MNGKNIEDEEIENVEDVDDDVIFEGIENKNDIIDLSSDDEDDEELYKNSTDINDEIIKYKEKYISYNKKFYTNKSIYCINSFKKWIYFGSINNKCYLYNNFDDDLKNYIMSITRHNNNYNNNDYNNICSSNNYDNINFGDEKNKKINLRDLKHQIYSDTITNIKISNNFQYVALSIYNGDIYIYENNNHNSSEIINYNLNNMKKNINNSNCLLDICNWDMEKKTNEYILNENMKLINILSINNDNEKRDLEYSMFCLYHEHIFISIYVNCTNIYIWDVLEGTPINIIHTIQVPTFLNLCNYENKYYMIVGFNNGESCVYDYDIYNAKKIGKIQGKHDDNNKYSDIYKNVHGNTYTNSHNNNNNNNNNCYYNDDDINDGVLCIDNNLGNEIYTCTFKNVIKIYNINNNNLINTYTNLHDDLIDYCLFNNKKYNLFASCSLDNKINIHDFQHNKSINQFYVNYHFNEPHTNEQTEKGINYLKWINSNLLLFTSLNGNIYIYDIRSRKCIHQFYSHTDTIFNVNLSLHLYQNKNILSILTASDDNSSNMHLLDISPYL; encoded by the coding sequence ATGAATGGTAAAAATATAGAGGACGAAGAAATTGAAAATGTTGAAGATGTTGATGATGATGTGATTTTTGAAggtatagaaaataaaaatgatataattgATTTAAGTtcagatgatgaagatgatgaagagttatataagaatagtacagatattaatgatgaaataataaaatataaagagaaatatatatcttataacAAAAAGTTTTATACtaataaaagtatatattgtataaattcttttaaaaaatggatatattttggtagtataaataataagtgttatttatataataattttgatgATGATTTGAAGAATTACATTATGAGTATCACACgccataataataattataataataatgattataataatatttgtagtagtaataattatgataatataaattttggggatgaaaaaaataaaaaaattaatttacgTGATTTAAAACATCAAATATATAGTGATactattacaaatataaaaatatcgaATAACTTTCAATATGTTGCTTTGTCTATATATAATggagatatatatatatatgaaaataataatcataatagttcagaaattattaattacaatttaaataatatgaagaaaaatataaataatagcAATTGTTTATTGGATATATGTAATTGggatatggaaaaaaaaacaaatgaatatatattaaatgaaaatatgaaattaataaatatattaagtattaataatgataatgaaaaaagagaTTTAGAATATTCCATGTTTTGTTTATATcatgaacatatatttataagtatatatgtaaactgtacaaatatttatatatgggATGTATTAGAAGGAACtccaataaatattatacatactaTACAAGTACCTACATTTCTAAACTTATGTAATTacgaaaataaatattatatgatagtTGGGTTCAATAATGGAGAAAGTTGTGTGTATGactatgatatatataacgcAAAAAAGATTGGGAAAATACAAGGAAaacatgatgataataataaatattctgatatttataaaaatgtgcatggtaatacatatacaaattcacataataataataataataataataataattgttattataatgatgatgatataaatgatgGGGTATTATGTATAGACAACAATCTTGGTAACGAAATATATACTTGTACctttaaaaatgttataaaaatatacaatataaataataataatctgaTTAATACATACACAAATTTACATGATGATTTAATAGATTAttgtttatttaataataaaaaatataatttatttgcaTCCTGTTCTTTAgacaataaaattaatatacatGATTTTCAACATAATAAATCTATAAACCAATTTTATGtaaattatcattttaatGAACCACATACAAATGAACAAACCGAAAAAGGAATAAACTATTTAAAATGGATTAATAGtaatttacttttatttacAAGTTTAaatggtaatatatatatctatgaTATTAGATCCAGAAAATGTATTCACCAATTTTATTCTCACACGGACACTATATTTAATGTAAATCTTTCTCTTCATTTATatcaaaacaaaaatattttatccaTTTTAACAGCTAGCGATGATAATTCTTCGAACATGCACCTTCTGGACATATCTCcctatttataa